Proteins encoded in a region of the Prochlorococcus marinus CUG1416 genome:
- a CDS encoding M16 family metallopeptidase — MIKRYFLNYKKRNFSTASIWIKGGSNKDCVGKRGINKILCSLLTRGCEGFDNFSLSEYIESYGAELNQEVFEDGISLSMKSLNEHFSKLLPLLDLIINKPILSEIEFQKVKKSSMDLIKKDKENPFNICFEKWRKIVYLGHPYAFNPIGNEKDISNITYNDVLSEYKNFKIREKYIISNNLEINGENLATVDQKISKEKSSSQINILDPMYRFNYINNDSNQTIIMIGNQTCSRRSSEYFPLKLLESYLSYGMSAALFKIFREKNGITYDLGVFNPIRSEKSPFLVYLSVSNTNALFAFELLSALWKELLFTPLIDAEIFLAKEKLKGSFLLGNQSLDEILQRKIQLISYGVEPISETDLDSKIDAISSLDILKLTNKYFSKPFLSISGNKKICLEIKTRWSKNF, encoded by the coding sequence ATGATAAAAAGATATTTCTTAAATTATAAAAAAAGAAATTTTTCTACTGCCTCAATTTGGATTAAAGGGGGAAGTAATAAGGATTGTGTTGGAAAAAGAGGAATCAACAAGATTCTTTGTTCATTACTTACCCGAGGTTGTGAAGGATTTGATAATTTTTCCCTTTCTGAATATATCGAATCCTACGGAGCAGAATTAAATCAAGAAGTATTTGAAGATGGTATTTCGTTAAGTATGAAATCCCTAAATGAACATTTTAGTAAGTTACTTCCTTTATTGGATTTAATAATTAACAAGCCGATTCTCTCGGAAATTGAATTTCAAAAAGTAAAAAAATCCTCTATGGATTTGATAAAAAAAGATAAAGAGAATCCATTTAATATTTGTTTTGAAAAATGGAGAAAAATTGTTTATTTAGGCCATCCTTATGCTTTCAATCCAATTGGCAATGAAAAGGATATCTCAAATATTACCTATAACGATGTTTTAAGTGAGTATAAAAATTTTAAGATAAGAGAAAAGTATATAATTTCAAACAATTTGGAAATAAATGGAGAAAATTTAGCAACAGTAGATCAAAAAATTTCAAAAGAAAAATCAAGCTCTCAAATTAATATTTTAGATCCGATGTATAGATTTAATTACATTAATAATGATTCAAATCAAACAATAATAATGATCGGGAATCAAACATGTTCTCGTAGAAGTAGTGAATACTTTCCACTTAAGTTATTGGAGTCATATTTATCTTATGGAATGAGTGCTGCTTTATTTAAAATATTTAGGGAAAAGAATGGAATTACCTATGATCTTGGGGTTTTTAATCCTATTAGGAGTGAGAAATCTCCATTTTTAGTCTATTTATCGGTTTCAAATACAAATGCCCTTTTTGCCTTTGAACTTTTATCTGCCCTCTGGAAAGAGTTACTTTTTACGCCTTTAATTGATGCTGAAATATTCTTAGCTAAAGAAAAATTAAAAGGTTCTTTTCTTTTAGGGAATCAATCCTTAGATGAAATTTTACAGAGAAAGATTCAATTGATAAGCTATGGTGTAGAACCTATTTCAGAAACTGATTTAGATTCAAAAATAGATGCAATATCTTCATTAGATATTCTCAAATTGACTAATAAATATTTTTCAAAACCATTTTTGAGTATTTCTGGAAATAAAAAAATATGTTTAGAAATTAAAACTAGGTGGAGCAAAAACTTTTAG
- a CDS encoding NAD(P)H dehydrogenase assembly family protein has product MKFEIKDKVKLIMPVTYLKTSDNMPMLRPPDLVAIDEIGEILSIKSPDTVEVKFRRGSFIIDIDKIEKF; this is encoded by the coding sequence ATGAAATTTGAAATTAAAGATAAAGTTAAGTTGATTATGCCAGTTACCTATTTAAAGACTTCAGATAATATGCCAATGCTGCGACCACCTGATTTAGTAGCAATTGATGAAATTGGAGAAATACTTTCAATAAAATCTCCAGATACTGTTGAAGTAAAGTTTAGAAGAGGCTCATTTATAATTGATATTGATAAAATTGAGAAATTCTAA